From Miscanthus floridulus cultivar M001 unplaced genomic scaffold, ASM1932011v1 fs_589_1_2, whole genome shotgun sequence, a single genomic window includes:
- the LOC136532360 gene encoding putative glycine-rich cell wall structural protein 1, which translates to MEYERGRRGGGGGGGYGRQHGGGYGPRGGEFGGGGGGGYGHDGGGYGGGRGGGGYHQGPRGGGGSRGGEYGGGGAGGYGHDGGGYGGGRGGGGYHQGPRGGGGGRGGRGPGAGGGQAYGPGGGRGGNAWAPAPGAGRGRGVGGGAAEYAPVRGSAPAPAPAARAVAPKDKEAPSSSGSVGSVA; encoded by the exons ATGGAGTACGAGCGCGGCCGTAGAggcggcggaggtggcggcggaTACGGGCGACAGCACGGAGGCGGATACGGGCCCCGCGGAGGCGAGttcggtggtggcggaggaggggGGTACGGGCACGACGGAGGAGGCTACGGTGGGGGCCGTGGAGGCGGCGGTTACCACCAAGGGccgcgcggaggcggaggcagccGCGGAGGCGAGTACGGCGGTGGCGGAGCAGGGGGGTACGGGCACGACGGAGGAGGCTACGGTGGGGGCCGTGGAGGCGGCGGTTACCACCAAGGTCctcgcggaggcggaggcggccgcGGAGGGCGCGGCCCCGGCGCGGGCGGCGGCCAGGCGTATGggcccggcggcggccgcggcggcaacGCGTGGGCGCCGGCGCCAGGTGCGGGGAGAGGACGCGGAgttggcggcggcgcggccgagTACGCCCCCGTCAGGGGGTCAGCGCCCGCGCCTGCGCCTGCGGCGAGGGCGGTTGCGCCCAAGGATAAGGAGGCGCCGAGTTCGTCGGGATCCGTTG GTTCTGTTGCGTGA